In Gossypium raimondii isolate GPD5lz chromosome 12, ASM2569854v1, whole genome shotgun sequence, a single window of DNA contains:
- the LOC105764568 gene encoding zinc finger BED domain-containing protein RICESLEEPER 3, which translates to MNLLMFVTCVLDPRQKLKYLEFALSEMSSSEKACEMMQKLKESLYELFDEYKPPLHSTCSQSSVPTHVSFGEPQQKMKRRMQALYKKRELEICGEDKTSELDKYLAEANEEFVEDFDMLLWWKVNSPRFPTLSKIARDVLAIPVSTVASESAFSTGGRVLDQYRSSLTPKIIQALVCTQDWIRKSSSQEDIKKIEEQIQELDKIENDISWNALEPTLDS; encoded by the exons ATGAATTTGCTTATGTTTGTTACTTGTGTTTTAGATCCTAGACAAAAACTAAAGTATCTTGAATTTGCACTTAGTGAAATGTCTAGTTCTGAAAAAGCTTgtgaaatgatgcaaaaattgaaggaatctttgtatgaattgtttgatgagtataagcctccacttcATAGTACTTGTAGCCAATCGAGTGTGCCAACACATGTTTCTTTCGGTGAAccacaacaaaaaatgaaaaggagaATGCAAGCTTTGTATAAAAAGCGTGAGTTGGAAATTTGTGGTGAGGATAAAACATCTGAGTTGGATAAATATCTAGCTGAGGCTAATGAGGAATTTGTTGAAGATTTTGATATGTTATTATGGTGGAAAGTGAACAGCCCTAGATTTCCCACTCTTTCAAAAATTGCCAGAGATGTGTTAGCTATACCGGTTTCTACGGTTGCTTCAGAGTCTGCATTTAGCACCGGGGGACGTGTGCTTGATCAATATAGAAGttctttaactcctaaaattatACAAGCTCTTGTGTGTACTCAAGATTGGATTCGAAAATCATCATCACAAGAAGAcataaaaaagattgaagaacAAATCCAAGAGCTTGACAAGattgaaaatg ACATTTCTTGGAATGCATTAGAGCCTACCCTAGATTCATGA